One stretch of Bordetella avium DNA includes these proteins:
- the kdpB gene encoding potassium-transporting ATPase subunit KdpB, producing MQKSTDLASGHSASALTRDSLWSRKLVQTALLDCLRKLSPTAQWRNPVMFVVYVGSILCTALWVLALAGHADAPAGFIFAVASWLWFTVLFANFAEALAEGRGKQQAATLRGLRTTIEARALRNWRDDDARHPDVQAWRETATMRPSGDLRRGDVVLILPGDTVPGDGQVIAGIASVDESAITGESAPVIRESGGDFCSVTGGTRVLSDWIVVRIAANPGESFLDRMISMVEGAKRQKTPNELALTILLVGLTLVFLLVVVTLLPFSVYSVSANGSGSAVSVTVLVALLVCLIPTTIGGLLSAIGVAGMSRMMQANVIATSGRAVEAAGDVDVLLLDKTGTITFGNRQASAFNAAPGVAERDLAQAARWASEADETPEGRSIVMLAERLFGIRAANLDSAVFVPFTAQTRMSGVDLSDGRQVRKGAVSAIAAWLREQGSDLPSAIARAADDIARRGSTPLVVAENGRALGAIELKDIVKPEIQPRFAELRRMDIKTVMITGDNKLTAASIAAEAGVDDYLAEATPEAKLKLIRAYQAEGRLVAMTGDGTNDAPALAQADVAVAMNSGTQAAKEAGNMVDLDSNPTKLIEIVEIGKQMLMTRGALTTFSMSNDVAKYFAIIPAAFTSVYPQLGLLNLMALTTPASAIMSAVIFNALIIVLLIPLALRGVRYRPLGAATLLRRNLLIYGLGGLIVPFAGIKLIDMVLAALGWV from the coding sequence ATGCAAAAATCAACTGACTTGGCCAGCGGACATAGTGCGAGCGCGCTGACGCGCGATAGCCTCTGGTCTCGCAAGCTCGTCCAGACCGCCTTGCTGGACTGCCTGCGCAAACTCTCGCCCACTGCGCAATGGCGCAACCCCGTGATGTTCGTGGTCTACGTGGGCAGCATTCTGTGCACCGCCCTGTGGGTGTTGGCGCTGGCGGGACACGCTGACGCGCCAGCGGGCTTCATCTTCGCGGTGGCCTCTTGGCTGTGGTTTACCGTGCTGTTCGCCAACTTCGCCGAAGCGCTGGCCGAGGGTCGGGGCAAGCAGCAGGCCGCCACGCTGCGCGGCCTGCGCACCACCATTGAAGCACGCGCCTTGCGCAACTGGCGCGACGACGATGCCCGTCACCCCGATGTGCAGGCCTGGCGCGAGACCGCTACGATGCGTCCGTCCGGCGATTTGCGCCGTGGCGACGTGGTGCTCATCCTGCCGGGCGACACCGTGCCCGGCGACGGCCAGGTTATCGCCGGCATTGCCTCGGTAGACGAAAGCGCCATCACCGGCGAATCGGCGCCTGTCATCCGTGAATCGGGCGGCGACTTCTGCTCCGTCACAGGCGGCACTCGCGTGCTGTCTGATTGGATCGTGGTCCGCATCGCCGCCAATCCGGGCGAGAGCTTTCTGGACCGCATGATCTCGATGGTCGAAGGCGCCAAGCGCCAGAAGACCCCTAACGAGCTGGCCCTGACCATTCTGCTGGTCGGGCTGACGCTGGTGTTCCTGCTGGTCGTGGTGACGCTGTTGCCCTTCTCGGTTTACTCGGTGAGCGCCAACGGCTCAGGCAGCGCCGTATCGGTGACCGTGCTGGTGGCCCTGCTGGTCTGCCTGATTCCGACCACGATCGGCGGCCTGCTGTCAGCCATCGGTGTGGCGGGCATGAGCCGCATGATGCAAGCCAATGTGATCGCCACCTCGGGGCGCGCGGTGGAAGCGGCCGGCGACGTGGACGTGCTGCTGCTCGACAAGACTGGCACCATCACCTTCGGCAACCGTCAGGCATCGGCTTTCAACGCCGCACCGGGCGTGGCAGAGCGCGACCTGGCTCAGGCCGCCCGCTGGGCCTCGGAGGCCGATGAAACACCAGAAGGCCGCAGCATCGTCATGCTGGCCGAACGCCTGTTCGGCATACGCGCCGCCAACCTGGATAGCGCCGTATTCGTACCGTTTACGGCGCAAACCCGCATGAGCGGTGTTGATCTGAGCGATGGCCGCCAGGTCCGCAAGGGCGCAGTAAGCGCTATCGCCGCCTGGCTGCGGGAACAGGGCTCGGATTTGCCAAGCGCCATCGCGCGCGCCGCCGATGACATCGCTCGCCGGGGCAGCACCCCGCTGGTCGTGGCCGAGAATGGACGCGCACTGGGCGCCATCGAGCTGAAAGACATCGTCAAACCGGAAATCCAGCCGCGCTTTGCCGAACTGCGCCGCATGGACATTAAAACCGTGATGATCACGGGCGACAACAAATTGACGGCGGCCTCCATCGCGGCCGAGGCCGGCGTCGATGACTATCTGGCCGAAGCCACGCCTGAGGCCAAACTCAAGCTGATCCGCGCCTATCAGGCCGAGGGCCGGCTGGTGGCCATGACCGGCGACGGCACAAACGATGCGCCCGCCCTGGCCCAAGCCGACGTCGCCGTCGCCATGAACTCGGGCACCCAAGCCGCCAAAGAGGCGGGCAATATGGTGGACCTGGACTCCAACCCCACCAAACTGATCGAGATCGTGGAAATCGGCAAACAGATGCTGATGACGCGCGGCGCCCTCACCACGTTCAGTATGTCCAACGACGTGGCCAAGTACTTCGCGATTATTCCGGCGGCCTTCACCAGCGTCTATCCGCAGTTGGGTCTGCTCAATTTGATGGCGCTCACGACGCCCGCCTCGGCCATTATGTCCGCAGTGATTTTCAATGCACTCATCATCGTGCTGCTGATTCCGCTGGCCCTGCGCGGCGTGCGCTATCGCCCTCTGGGCGCGGCCACACTGCTGCGCCGCAACCTGCTTATCTACGGACTGGGCGGGCTGATCGTGCCTTTCGCCGGCATCAAGCTCATCGACATGGTGCTGGCCGCGCTCGGCTGGGTCTGA